From a single Hippopotamus amphibius kiboko isolate mHipAmp2 chromosome X, mHipAmp2.hap2, whole genome shotgun sequence genomic region:
- the TCEAL7 gene encoding transcription elongation factor A protein-like 7 isoform X1 has protein sequence MWNNWNSHSLLNSCLPAPSFLSAGLRVCVHRHLEARKRGGNYPESSQAGNYNIMQKSCRENEGKPKCNVPKREEERPYGEFERQQTEGNFRQRLLQSLEEFKEDIDYRHIKDEEMTREGDEMERCLEEIRGLRKKFRARHSKHRHSRDRPYPI, from the exons AACTCCTGCCTGCCCGCCCCTTCCTTTCTGTCTGCAGGTCTGAGGGTCTGTGTTCACAGACATCTCGAGgcaagaaaaagaggaggaaactaTCCCGAATCGTCTCAG GCAGGAAACTACAACATCATGCAAAAATCCTgcagagaaaatgaaggaaagccCAAGTGCAACGTgccaaagagagaggaagaacgCCCCTATGGAGAATTCGAACGCCagcaaacagaaggaaatttTAGGCAAAGGCTGCTTCAGTCTCTCGAGGAATTTAAAGAGGACATAGACTATAGGCATATTAAGGATGAAGAAATGACAAGAGAGGGAGACGAGATGGAAAGGTGTTTGGAAGAGATAAGGGGTCTGAGAAAGAAATTTCGGGCTCGGCATTCTAAGCACAGGCATTCTCGGGACCGTCCTTACCCCATTTAA
- the TCEAL7 gene encoding transcription elongation factor A protein-like 7 isoform X2 produces the protein MQKSCRENEGKPKCNVPKREEERPYGEFERQQTEGNFRQRLLQSLEEFKEDIDYRHIKDEEMTREGDEMERCLEEIRGLRKKFRARHSKHRHSRDRPYPI, from the coding sequence ATGCAAAAATCCTgcagagaaaatgaaggaaagccCAAGTGCAACGTgccaaagagagaggaagaacgCCCCTATGGAGAATTCGAACGCCagcaaacagaaggaaatttTAGGCAAAGGCTGCTTCAGTCTCTCGAGGAATTTAAAGAGGACATAGACTATAGGCATATTAAGGATGAAGAAATGACAAGAGAGGGAGACGAGATGGAAAGGTGTTTGGAAGAGATAAGGGGTCTGAGAAAGAAATTTCGGGCTCGGCATTCTAAGCACAGGCATTCTCGGGACCGTCCTTACCCCATTTAA